A window of the Oncorhynchus masou masou isolate Uvic2021 chromosome 13, UVic_Omas_1.1, whole genome shotgun sequence genome harbors these coding sequences:
- the LOC135552667 gene encoding unconventional myosin-Ic-like isoform X4: MESALTARDRVGVQDFVLLENHTSEAAFIENLRKRFKENLIYTYIGSVLVSVNPYKDLEIYTKNHMERYRGINFYEVSPHIYAVSDNSYRSMRTERKDQCILISGESGAGKTEASKKILQYYAVTCPASDQVETVKDRLLQSNPVLEAFGNAKTLRNDNSSRFGKYMDIQFDFKGAPVGGHILNYLLEKSRVVHQNHGERNFHIFYQLIEGGEEDLLRRLGLERNPQQYQYLVKGNCPKVSSINDRSDWKVVRKALSVIGFSEDEVEELLNIIASVLHLGNIQYGGEDSGNAYITTDTQIKYLARLLGVDGLVLKEALTHKKIIAKGEELKSPLNLEQASSARDALSKAVYGRTFTWLVNKINVSLAYKDETYKNASVIGLLDIYGFEVFQHNSFEQFCINYCNEKLQQLFIELTLKSEQDEYEAEGITWEPVQYFNNKIICDLVEEKFKGIISILDEECLRPGDASDITFLEKLENTVGGHAHLTTHKLTDGKTRKVMGREEFRLLHYAGEVNYNVNGFLDKNNDLLFRNLKEVMCMSDNKILTQCFDRAELKDSRRPETAATQFKTSLAKLMEILMSKEPSYVRCIKPNDAKQAGRFDEVLIRHQVKYLGLMENLRVRRAGFAYRRHYETFLQRYKSLCPETWPSWQGKLADGVSTLVKHLGYKPEEYKLGRSKIFIRFPKTLFATEDALETRKHSLANKLQASWKGYSQKTKYRKLRSSAVVVQAWWKGILACRRARRRREAANTIRRFIKGFIYRHTERCPENEYFLDYVRYSFLMKLRRNLPKTVLDKSWPTPPTALIEASERLRKLYMQNMVWGYCKRINPEWKHQLEQKMVASEIFKNKKDNYPQSVPKLFVGTRLNGEEINPKVLQSLGSEKMKYAVPVTKYDRKGYKARPRQLLLTSNSAVIVEEAKLKQRIDYAALKGISVSSLSDGVFVLHVPTEDKKQKGDVVLQSDHIIETLTKVAICADKVNSININQGSITFTMGQGREGIIDFTSGSELLVAKAKNGHLSVVSRNNGGI; encoded by the exons ATGGAGAGTGCCCTGACGGCCAGGGACCGGGTGGGTGTGCAGGACTTTGTCCTGTTGGAGAACCACACCAGCGAGGCAGCCTTCATCGAGAACCTCCGCAAGCGCTTCAAGGAGAACCTCATCTAT acatacATCGGCTCAGTCCTGGTGTCGGTGAACCCCTACAAGGATCTGGAGATCTACACCAAGAACCACATGGAGCGCTACCGAGGCATAAACTTCTACGAGGTCTCTCCCCACAT ctACGCGGTGTCTGACAACTCATACCGGTCCATGCGGACGGAGCGTAAGGACCAGTGCATCCTCATCTCGGGGGAGAGCGGTGCCGGCAAGACGGAGGCCTCAAAGAAGATCCTGCAGTACTACGCCGTGACCTGTCCCGCCAGCGACCAGGTGGAGACGGTCAAGGACCGCCTGCTGCAGTCCAACCCTGTCCTAGAG GCTTTTGGAAACGCCAAAACGTTACGCAACGACAACTCTAGCCGCTTCGGTAAATACATGGACATCCAGTTTGACTTCAAG GGTGCACCGGTAGGGGGCCACATCCTCAACTACCTGCTGGAGAAGTCACGGGTGGTCCACCAGAACCACGGCGAGAGGAACTTCCACATCTTCTACCAGCTGAttgaggggggtgaggaggacctGCTGCGACGCCTGGGCCTGGAGAGGAACCCCCAGCAGTACCAGTACCTGGTCAAG GGGAACTGTCCCAAGGTGAGCTCCATCAACGACCGCAGCGACTGGAAGGTGGTGAGGAAAGCCCTGTCTGTCATCGGCTTCAGCGAGGACGAGGTGGAG gagcTGCTAAACATTATTGCCAGCGTCCTTCACTTGGGGAACATTCagtatggaggagaggacagcGGCAATGCCTacatcactacagacacacagatcAAATACCTGGCGAGG TTACTAGGAGTGGATGGTTTGGTCCTGAAAGAAGCGCTAACACACAAAAAGATCATCGCCAAAGGGGAAGAG ctGAAGAGCCCTCTGAACCTGGAGCAGGCGTCGTCGGCCCGGGACGCCCTGTCCAAGGCCGTGTACGGCCGTACCTTCACCTGGCTCGTCAACAAGATCAACGTCTCCCTGGCTTACAAG GACGAGACGTATAAGAATGCTTCTGTCATTGGTCTCCTGGATATCTATGGTTTTGAAGTCTTCCAGCACAACAG TTTTGAGCAGTTCTGCATTAACTACTGCAACGAGAAGCTGCAGCAGCTCTTCATCGAGCTCACCCTCAAGTCCGAGCAGGATGAGTACGAAGCCGAGGGAATCACG TGGGAGCCTGTGCAGTACTTCAACAACAAGATCATCTGTGATCTAGTGGAGGAGAAGTTCAAAGGCATCATCTCCATTCTG GATGAGGAGTGCCTGAGGCCAGGTGACGCCAGTGACATCACCTTCCTGGAGAAGTTGGAGAATACTGTGGGAGGCCACGCCCACTTGACGAC TCATAAGCTGACCGATGGAAAGACCCGGAAGGTGATGGGCCGAGAGGAGTTCAGACTGCTGCACTACGCTGGCGAGGTCAACTACAATgtcaacg GCTTTCTGGACAAGAACAATGACCTCCTCTTCAGGAACTTGAAAGAg GTCATGTGTATGTCTGATAATAAGATTCTGACCCAGTGCTTTGACCGGGCGGAGCTGAAGGACAGCAGGAGACCTGAGACG gCAGCGACCCAGTTCAAGACCAGCCTGGCCAAGTTAATGGAGATCCTGATGTCCAAGGAGCCGTCGTACGTGCGCTGCATCAAGCCCAACGATGCCAAGCAAGCAG gacggTTCGACGAGGTTCTCATCAGGCATCAGGTGAAGTACCTGGGTCTGATGGAGAACCTCCGCGTGAGGAGAGCTGGCTTTGCCTACCGCCGCCACTATGAGACCTTCCTCCAGAG GTATAAGTCCCTGTGCCCGGAGACCTGGCCTAGCTGGCAGGGCAAGCTGGCAGACGGAGTCTCCACACTGGTCAAACACCTGGGTTACAAACCTGAGGAGTACAAGCTGGGCAG ATCCAAAATCTTCATCCGTTTTCCAAAGACTCTGTTCGCCACGGAGGACGCGCTAGAAACGAGGAAACACAGCCTTG ccaACAAACTGCAGGCATCCTGGAAGGGCTACAGCCAGAAGACCAAATACCGCAAACTCCGATCATCAG CGGTGGTGGTCCAGGCGTGGTGGAAGGGCATCCTGGCCTGTAGGAGGGCACGGCGTAGAAGGGAGGCCGCCAACACCATCCGCAG gtTCATCAAGGGCTTCATCTACCGCCACACTGAGCGTTGTCCTGAGAATGAGTACTTCCTGGATTATGTGCGCTACTCCTTCCTGATGAAGCTGCGCAGGAACCTCCCCAAGACGGTCCTGGACAAGAGCTGGCCCACGCCCCCGACCGCCCTCATCGAG GCGTCGGAACGGCTACGCAAACTGTACATGCAGAACATGGTGTGGGGTTACTGCAAGAGGATCAACCCAGAGTGGAAACACCAG TTGGAGCAGAAAATGGTGGCCAGTGAGATCTTCAAAAACAAGAAGGACAACTATCCCCAAAGTGTCCCAAAGCTCTTTGTGGGCACAAGACTCA atggAGAGGAGATTAACCCCAAGGTGTTGCAGTCACTTGGCAGTGAGAAGATGAAG TATGCAGTCCCAGTGACCAAGTACGACAGGAAGGGCTACAAGGCGCGACCACGGCAGTTGCTGCTCACCTCCAACAGTGCCGTCATCGTGGAGGAGGCCAAGCTCAAGCAGCGCATCGACTACGCCGCCCTCAAAG GCATTTCAGTCAGCTCTCTCAGTGATGGCGTCTTTGTACTGCATGTGCCCACTGAAGACAAGAAACAGAAG GGAGATGTGGTGCTGCAGAGTGACCACATCATCGAGACCCTGACCAAAGTGGCCATCTGTGCTGACaaggtcaacagcatcaacatCAACCAGGGAAG tataACTTTCACGATGGGCCAAGGTAGAGAAGGGATCATAGACTTCACCTCTGGCTCTGAGCTGCTGGTTGCCAAGGCGAAGAATGGCCACCTCTCAGTGGTGAGTCGGAATAACGGAGGGATATAA